One Felis catus isolate Fca126 chromosome D1, F.catus_Fca126_mat1.0, whole genome shotgun sequence DNA segment encodes these proteins:
- the PUS3 gene encoding tRNA pseudouridine(38/39) synthase: MAESDIDRTQTVKLLKRVQELEQEVQRLKKEQANNKDSTVRENSLGAGKAKRAFDFSAHGRRHVALKIAYLGWGYQGFASQENTNNTIEEKLFEALTKTRLVESRQTSNYHRCGRTDKGVSAFGQVISLDLRSHFPKDRASEDCNLKDEVSDAAKEIRYTHILNRVLPPDIRVLAWAPVEPSFSARFSCLERTYRYFFPRADLDIVAMNDAAQKYVGTHDFRNLCKMDVANGVINFQRTILSAQVQLVGQSLDKERWQEPFQLCQFEVIGQAFLYHQVRCMMAILFLIGQGMEKPEIIDELLNIEKNPQKPQYSMAVEFPLVLYDCKFENIKWIYDREVQEFNVTHLQQLWANHAVKTHMLYSMLQGLDCVAVDTCGTGPEMDGMIEWRNVKPSVIKQTSAFVEGVKMRTYKPLMDRPKCQGLESRIQHFVRRGRIEHPHSFLEEETKAKRDCHDIMEEENTLLEKPTKRVCVDTEIKSIS; the protein is encoded by the exons ATGGCTGAAAGTGACATAGACAGAACCCAAACTGTCAAACTCCTAAAAAGAGTACAGGAACTGGAGCAGGAGGTacagagacttaaaaaagaaCAGGCCAACAACAAAGACTCAACCGTGAGAGAAAATTCTTTAGGAGCTGGAAAAGCTAAGCGTGCATTTGATTTCAGTGCTCATGGTCGAAGACATGTAGCTCTAAAGATAGCCTATTTGGGCTGGGGATACCAAGGCTTTGCCAGTCAGGAAAACACAAACAATACAATTGAAGAGAAACTGTTTGAGGCTCTAACCAAGACTCGACTAGTAGAAAGCAGACAGACATCCAACTATCACCGCTGTGGGCGAACAGACAAAGGAGTCAGTGCCTTTGGACAG GTGATTTCTCTTGACCTTCGTTCTCACTTTCCAAAGGACAGGGCTTCAGAGGACTGTAATTTAAAAGATGAAGTCAGTGATGCTGCTAAAGAGATCCGCTATACCCACATTCTCAATCGGGTACTCCCTCCAGACATCCGTGTACTGGCCTGGGCCCCTGTGGAACCTAGCTTCAGTGCTAGGTTCAGCTGTCTTGAGCGGACTTACCGCTATTTTTTCCCTCGTGCTGATTTAGACATTGTGGCCATGAACGATGCAGCTCAGAAGTATGTTGGCACACATGATTTTAGGAACTTATGTAAAATGGATGTAGCCAACGGAGTGATCAATTTTCAGAGGACTATTCTGTCTGCTCAAGTACAGCTAGTGGGCCAGAGCCTGGATAAGGAGAGATGGCAAGAACCTTTCCAGTTATGTCAGTTTGAAGTGATTGGCCAGGCATTCCTTTATCATCAAGTCCGCTGTATGATGGCTATCCTTTTTCTGATTGGCCAAGGAATGGAGAAGCCAGAGATTATTGATGAGCTGCTGAACATAGAGAAAAACCCCCAGAAACCTCAGTACAG TATGGCTGTAGAATTTCCTCTAGTCTTGTATGACTGTAAGTTTGAAAATATCAAGTGGATTTATGACCGAGAGGTTCAGGAGTTCAATGTTACCCACCTACAACAACTATGGGCTAATCATGCTGTGAAAACTCACATGTTGTATAGCATGCTACAAGGACTGGACTGTGTTGCAGTGGATACCTGTGGGACAG GACCAGAGATGGATGGAATGATAGAATGGAGAAATGTTAAGCCCTCTGTCATAAAGCAGACCAGTGCCTTTGTAGAAGGAGTGAAAATGCGCACATATAAACCACTAATGGATCGTCCTAAATGCCAAGGATTAGAATCCCGGATCCAGCATTTTGTACGTAGGGGACGTATCGAGCACCCACATTCGTTCcttgaggaagaaacaaaagccaaaagggACTGTCATGATATAATGGAGGAAGAAAATACTCTTTTGGAGAAACCAACAAAGAGAGTCTGTGTTGACACAGAAATTAAAAGCATCAGTTAA
- the HYLS1 gene encoding hydrolethalus syndrome protein 1 isoform X2, which produces MAERRSYSGGEAMEELMGPSGQKWANMDPEERMLAATTAFTHICARQGEGDVRRDAQSMQYDPYSKASIIPGKQPLPVQLQYPHVENNATSETVSEASQRLRKPVMKRKVLRKKPGGEVLVTDESIISESESGTESDMDLWDLRQKLMSLQFQEDRESPADISQKFNLPHEYQGISQDELICYLQREGMAPPAYEQDLIVASRPKSFILPRLDQLSRNRGKVDRVARYFEYKRDWDSIRLPGEDHRKELRWGVREQMLSRTEPQSKPQHIYVPNNYLVPTEKKRSALRWGVRCDLANGVMPRKLPFPLFPS; this is translated from the exons ATGGCAGAGAGAAG gTCCTACAGTGGAGGGGAAGCAATGGAGGAACTCATGGGACCCAGTGGACAAAAATGGGCCAATATGGATCCAGAAGAAAGAATGTTGGCAGCCACTACAGCTTTTACCCATATCTGTGCAAGGCAGGGTGAGGGGGATGTCAGGAGAGATGCCCAGTCTATGCAATATGATCCCTACAGTAAAGCCTCAATAATTCCAGGAAAGCAGCCTCTCCCTGTGCAACTGCAGTACCCACACGTAGAAAATAATGCCACTTCAGAAACAGTCTCAGAGGCCTCTCAAAGACTCCGAAAGCCAGTGATGAAGAGAAAGGTGTTGCGGAAGAAGCCAGGAGGGGAAGTCTTAGTGACAGATGAGTCAATTATCAGTGAATCGGAGTCTGGTACAGAAAGTGATATGGATCTCTGGGACTTAAGACAAAAGCTGATGAGTCTGCAGTTCCAGGAAGACAGGGAATCTCCAGCTGACATTTCACAAAAATTTAATTTACCACATGAATACCAAGGAATTTCTCAAGATGAGCTCATTTGCTATCTACAAAGAGAAGGAATGGCCCCTCCAGCTTATGAACAAGACCTGATTGTTGCCAGTCGACCAAAGTCCTTTATTCTCCCAAGGCTGGACCAGTTGAGCCGAAACCGGGGCAAGGTAGACCGCGTAGCCCGATACTTTGAGTACAAACGAGACTGGGACTCAATAAGGTTACCTGGTGAAGATCATAGAAAGGAATTACGCTGGGGTGTCCGAGAGCAGATGCTTTCTCGAACAGAACCCCAGTCCAAGCCTCAGCACATATATGTTCCAAACAATTACCTAGTGCCAACTGAGAAGAAAAGATCTGCCCTTCGCTGGGGTGTTCGTTGTGACCTCGCAAATGGTGTCATGCCCAGGAAGCTTCCCttccctctgtttccttcttaa
- the HYLS1 gene encoding hydrolethalus syndrome protein 1 isoform X1, which yields MAERRRSYSGGEAMEELMGPSGQKWANMDPEERMLAATTAFTHICARQGEGDVRRDAQSMQYDPYSKASIIPGKQPLPVQLQYPHVENNATSETVSEASQRLRKPVMKRKVLRKKPGGEVLVTDESIISESESGTESDMDLWDLRQKLMSLQFQEDRESPADISQKFNLPHEYQGISQDELICYLQREGMAPPAYEQDLIVASRPKSFILPRLDQLSRNRGKVDRVARYFEYKRDWDSIRLPGEDHRKELRWGVREQMLSRTEPQSKPQHIYVPNNYLVPTEKKRSALRWGVRCDLANGVMPRKLPFPLFPS from the exons ATGGCAGAGAGAAG aaggTCCTACAGTGGAGGGGAAGCAATGGAGGAACTCATGGGACCCAGTGGACAAAAATGGGCCAATATGGATCCAGAAGAAAGAATGTTGGCAGCCACTACAGCTTTTACCCATATCTGTGCAAGGCAGGGTGAGGGGGATGTCAGGAGAGATGCCCAGTCTATGCAATATGATCCCTACAGTAAAGCCTCAATAATTCCAGGAAAGCAGCCTCTCCCTGTGCAACTGCAGTACCCACACGTAGAAAATAATGCCACTTCAGAAACAGTCTCAGAGGCCTCTCAAAGACTCCGAAAGCCAGTGATGAAGAGAAAGGTGTTGCGGAAGAAGCCAGGAGGGGAAGTCTTAGTGACAGATGAGTCAATTATCAGTGAATCGGAGTCTGGTACAGAAAGTGATATGGATCTCTGGGACTTAAGACAAAAGCTGATGAGTCTGCAGTTCCAGGAAGACAGGGAATCTCCAGCTGACATTTCACAAAAATTTAATTTACCACATGAATACCAAGGAATTTCTCAAGATGAGCTCATTTGCTATCTACAAAGAGAAGGAATGGCCCCTCCAGCTTATGAACAAGACCTGATTGTTGCCAGTCGACCAAAGTCCTTTATTCTCCCAAGGCTGGACCAGTTGAGCCGAAACCGGGGCAAGGTAGACCGCGTAGCCCGATACTTTGAGTACAAACGAGACTGGGACTCAATAAGGTTACCTGGTGAAGATCATAGAAAGGAATTACGCTGGGGTGTCCGAGAGCAGATGCTTTCTCGAACAGAACCCCAGTCCAAGCCTCAGCACATATATGTTCCAAACAATTACCTAGTGCCAACTGAGAAGAAAAGATCTGCCCTTCGCTGGGGTGTTCGTTGTGACCTCGCAAATGGTGTCATGCCCAGGAAGCTTCCCttccctctgtttccttcttaa